Proteins encoded by one window of Nocardioides euryhalodurans:
- a CDS encoding tripartite tricarboxylate transporter permease, with protein MDSFSLLMDGFAAALTPTNLLLALLGVTIGTAVGVLPGIGPALTVALLLPITFTLDPTGALILFAGIYYGGMYGGSTTAILLNTPGESASMVAALEGNKMARSGRAASALATAAIGSFVAGTIATLLLTFLAQPFADLAVSFTPADYVALMAIAFVTVATLLGTSPLKGIGSLLVGLTLGLVGIESQSGQSRLTFGVPTLLDGVDVVIVVVALFAIGEVFQHALKGGGGGTVTPLHGRAVMTREDFRRSWPAWLRGTAFGFPIGALPAGGAEIPTFLSYATERKLSKHPEDFGHGAIEGVAGPEAANNAAAAGVLVPLLTIGLPTSATAAVLLTAFQSYGLQPGPLLFSESGDLVYALLASLLIGNLMLLVLNLPLAKVWARLLQIPAYAIYGAIMIFATLGTFASGGGLADLLVLLVIGMLGVLMAMADIPVAPAVVGLILGPLFEEQMLRAVLLSGGSASGLFDGALSISLWSIAALGLIVPLALAGVRRRATAAPERVDVGR; from the coding sequence ATGGACTCGTTCTCGCTGCTGATGGACGGCTTCGCGGCCGCCCTCACCCCGACCAACCTGCTGCTGGCGCTGCTCGGCGTCACCATCGGCACGGCCGTCGGCGTGCTGCCGGGCATCGGCCCGGCGCTGACCGTGGCGCTGCTGCTCCCGATCACCTTCACGCTCGACCCGACCGGGGCGTTGATCCTCTTCGCCGGCATCTACTACGGCGGCATGTACGGCGGCTCGACCACGGCGATCCTGCTCAACACCCCCGGCGAGAGCGCCTCGATGGTGGCGGCGCTCGAGGGCAACAAGATGGCGCGGTCGGGCCGGGCCGCCTCGGCCCTGGCGACGGCAGCGATCGGCTCGTTCGTCGCCGGCACCATCGCGACGCTGCTGCTCACGTTCCTGGCCCAGCCGTTCGCCGACCTGGCGGTGAGCTTCACCCCGGCCGACTACGTCGCGCTGATGGCGATCGCCTTCGTCACCGTCGCCACGCTGCTCGGCACCTCCCCGCTCAAGGGCATCGGCAGCCTGCTCGTCGGGCTCACCCTCGGCCTGGTGGGGATCGAGAGCCAGAGCGGCCAGTCGCGGCTGACCTTCGGGGTGCCGACGCTGCTCGACGGTGTCGACGTCGTGATCGTGGTGGTGGCGCTGTTCGCGATCGGCGAGGTCTTCCAGCACGCCCTCAAGGGCGGGGGCGGCGGCACCGTCACGCCGCTCCACGGCCGCGCTGTGATGACCCGCGAGGACTTCCGGCGCTCCTGGCCCGCGTGGCTGCGGGGAACCGCGTTCGGCTTCCCGATCGGGGCTCTGCCCGCGGGCGGGGCCGAGATCCCGACGTTCCTGTCGTACGCCACCGAGCGCAAGCTCAGCAAGCACCCCGAGGACTTCGGCCACGGCGCCATCGAGGGCGTGGCCGGGCCGGAGGCCGCCAACAACGCGGCGGCCGCCGGGGTGCTGGTGCCGCTGCTCACGATCGGCCTGCCGACGTCGGCGACCGCGGCCGTGCTGCTGACCGCCTTCCAGTCCTACGGGCTGCAGCCCGGGCCGCTGCTCTTCAGCGAGTCCGGCGACCTGGTCTACGCCCTGCTCGCGAGCCTGCTCATCGGCAACCTGATGCTGCTGGTCCTCAACCTGCCGCTGGCCAAGGTCTGGGCCCGGCTGCTGCAGATCCCGGCGTACGCGATCTACGGCGCGATCATGATCTTCGCGACCCTGGGCACCTTCGCCTCGGGCGGCGGGCTGGCCGACCTGCTCGTGCTGCTCGTGATCGGCATGCTCGGCGTGCTGATGGCGATGGCCGACATCCCCGTCGCGCCGGCGGTCGTCGGGCTGATCCTGGGGCCGCTGTTCGAGGAGCAGATGCTGCGCGCCGTGCTCCTGTCGGGTGGCAGCGCGAGCGGCCTTTTCGACGGGGCGCTCTCGATCTCGCTGTGGTCCATCGCCGCGCTCGGCCTGATCGTGCCGCTGGCGCTCGCGGGCGTACGCCGTCGGGCGACCGCGGCTCCCGAGCGGGTCGACGTCGGCCGCTGA
- a CDS encoding universal stress protein — protein MAQVVEEVVLEGGVLVGHDGSAPSAEAVRWAADVAARTGRPLHVLRAWGMLNAPKPPTSAVGYVPPLTDYEEAVLADLERDIERLDLPGEVHLHVVHGRAAAELLHCAENAEVLVVGKRGEGGFRGLGFGSTADQVVRHAPCPVVVVPTHQPHDR, from the coding sequence ATGGCACAGGTCGTGGAAGAGGTCGTGCTCGAGGGGGGCGTGCTCGTGGGGCACGACGGGTCGGCACCCTCGGCGGAGGCGGTGCGCTGGGCTGCCGACGTCGCCGCGAGGACCGGCCGCCCGCTGCACGTCCTGCGTGCATGGGGGATGCTCAACGCGCCGAAGCCCCCGACGTCGGCCGTGGGCTACGTGCCACCGCTGACCGACTACGAAGAAGCCGTGCTCGCCGACCTCGAGCGCGACATCGAGCGCCTCGACCTGCCCGGTGAGGTGCACCTGCACGTCGTGCACGGCCGTGCCGCCGCGGAGCTGCTGCACTGCGCGGAGAACGCCGAGGTGCTCGTGGTGGGCAAGCGTGGCGAGGGCGGCTTCCGCGGGCTCGGCTTCGGGTCGACGGCCGACCAGGTGGTGCGGCACGCGCCGTGCCCGGTGGTCGTCGTACCGACCCACCAGCCCCACGACAGGTGA
- a CDS encoding pyridoxamine 5'-phosphate oxidase family protein, with product MTPRDPATRKRDTLALWATPAVDVWVATASADGGAHLVPLSLAWVEERMVVALSATARTARDLAARGRCRMAVGPTRDVTMVDAVLERTVPVGEDEALAAAYAAQADWDPRGSEGYVYLVLRPDRVQAWREVDEIPGRTLMRDGAWIV from the coding sequence ATGACGCCGCGCGACCCCGCCACCCGGAAACGCGACACCCTGGCGCTGTGGGCGACTCCCGCGGTCGACGTGTGGGTCGCGACCGCCTCCGCCGACGGCGGCGCCCACCTCGTCCCGCTGTCGCTCGCCTGGGTGGAGGAACGGATGGTCGTGGCGCTCTCCGCCACGGCACGCACGGCCCGTGACCTGGCCGCACGCGGTCGCTGCCGGATGGCCGTGGGTCCGACGCGCGACGTCACCATGGTCGACGCCGTCCTCGAGCGCACCGTCCCCGTGGGTGAGGACGAGGCCCTGGCCGCGGCCTACGCCGCCCAGGCCGACTGGGACCCCCGCGGCAGCGAGGGCTACGTCTACCTGGTGCTCCGGCCCGACCGCGTCCAGGCGTGGCGGGAGGTCGACGAGATCCCGGGGCGGACCCTGATGCGCGACGGTGCGTGGATCGTCTGA
- a CDS encoding M13 family metallopeptidase, producing MSILDDAREGMDTAIRPQDDLFGHVNGRWLAEAEIPGDRSSWGPFVELADTSEQRVRDIIESLAEADPASLDDDARRIGDLFTSFMDTATIEARGTRPIRPLLDAVESLRDVRDLAAFLGEFERIGGFGLFGTYVDTDAKNSDRYLVNVLQGGLGLPDESYYRDDKFAEIREKYVAFLTTLFGLAEHADAAGAAATVLAVETRLAAGHWERAETRDVQKTYNLLTLAELKELAPAFEWESWIRNLGGSDETIAEACVRQPSYLSHLSQTLTEVPVEDWKPWLLARVLRAAAPYLTDDFVEANFDFYGRTLSGTPELRARWKRGVAFVEGAIGEAVGKQYVARHFPPRSKELMDELVANLLEAYRRSITDLDWMTDETKQRAFDKLATFRPKIGYPEKFRDYSALEVHPDDLMGNAAAAAAFETDRQLGKIGSPVDRDEWFMLPQTVNAYYNPGTNEICFPAGILQKPFFDPDAHPAENYGGIGAVIGHEIGHGFDDQGSQYDGAGNLENWWTPDDRAAFEVKSKALIEQYDALEPRDMPGEHVNGALTVGENIGDLGGLTIGHKAYLISEGGSADVADRAKVFLNWGHVWRTKRRKELALQYLTTDPHSPPEFRANIVRNLDEFHEVFGTVEGDGLWLAPEDRVRIW from the coding sequence GTGAGCATCCTCGATGACGCCCGTGAGGGCATGGACACCGCCATCCGCCCGCAGGACGACCTGTTCGGCCACGTCAACGGCCGTTGGCTGGCGGAGGCCGAGATCCCCGGCGACCGCTCGAGCTGGGGACCCTTCGTCGAGCTGGCCGACACCTCCGAGCAGCGGGTTCGCGACATCATCGAGTCGCTGGCCGAGGCCGACCCCGCCTCGCTCGACGACGACGCGCGCCGGATCGGTGACCTCTTCACCTCCTTCATGGACACCGCGACCATCGAGGCGCGGGGCACCCGACCGATCCGGCCGCTGCTCGACGCCGTGGAGTCGCTGCGCGACGTCCGCGACCTCGCGGCCTTCCTCGGCGAGTTCGAGCGGATCGGCGGCTTCGGCCTGTTCGGGACCTATGTGGACACCGACGCCAAGAACTCCGACCGCTACCTCGTCAACGTGCTGCAGGGCGGCCTCGGCCTGCCCGACGAGTCCTACTACCGCGACGACAAGTTCGCCGAGATCCGCGAGAAGTACGTCGCCTTCCTGACCACGCTGTTCGGGCTGGCCGAGCACGCCGACGCGGCGGGTGCCGCCGCGACCGTGCTCGCCGTGGAGACGCGGCTCGCGGCCGGCCACTGGGAGCGCGCCGAGACCCGTGACGTCCAGAAGACCTACAACCTGCTGACGCTGGCCGAGCTCAAGGAGCTCGCCCCGGCCTTCGAGTGGGAGTCCTGGATCCGCAACCTCGGCGGCTCCGACGAGACGATCGCCGAGGCGTGCGTCCGGCAGCCGTCGTACCTCTCCCACCTGTCGCAGACGCTGACCGAGGTGCCCGTCGAGGACTGGAAGCCGTGGCTGCTCGCCCGCGTGCTCCGGGCGGCGGCGCCGTACCTCACCGACGACTTCGTCGAGGCCAACTTCGACTTCTACGGCCGCACCCTCAGCGGCACCCCGGAGCTGCGTGCCCGGTGGAAGCGCGGCGTCGCGTTCGTCGAGGGCGCGATCGGCGAGGCCGTCGGCAAGCAGTACGTCGCCCGGCACTTCCCGCCCCGCTCCAAGGAGCTGATGGACGAGCTGGTCGCCAACCTGCTCGAGGCCTACCGCCGCTCCATCACCGATCTGGACTGGATGACCGACGAGACCAAGCAGCGGGCCTTCGACAAGCTCGCCACCTTCCGCCCCAAGATCGGCTACCCCGAGAAGTTCCGCGACTACTCCGCGCTCGAGGTGCACCCCGACGACCTGATGGGCAACGCGGCGGCCGCCGCGGCGTTCGAGACCGACCGGCAGCTCGGCAAGATCGGGTCGCCCGTCGACCGTGACGAGTGGTTCATGCTGCCGCAGACGGTCAACGCCTACTACAACCCCGGCACCAACGAGATCTGCTTCCCGGCCGGGATCCTGCAGAAGCCGTTCTTCGACCCCGACGCCCACCCGGCGGAGAACTACGGCGGCATCGGCGCCGTCATCGGTCACGAGATCGGGCACGGCTTCGACGACCAGGGCTCGCAGTACGACGGCGCCGGTAACCTGGAGAACTGGTGGACCCCGGACGACCGGGCGGCCTTCGAGGTCAAGAGCAAGGCCCTGATCGAGCAGTACGACGCCCTCGAGCCGCGCGACATGCCGGGTGAGCACGTCAACGGCGCGCTCACCGTCGGCGAGAACATCGGCGACCTCGGCGGGCTGACGATCGGGCACAAGGCGTACCTCATCAGCGAGGGCGGCTCGGCCGACGTCGCCGACCGCGCCAAGGTGTTCCTCAACTGGGGCCACGTCTGGCGCACCAAGCGACGCAAGGAGCTCGCGCTGCAGTACCTCACCACCGACCCCCACAGCCCGCCGGAGTTCCGCGCCAACATCGTGCGCAACCTCGACGAGTTCCACGAGGTCTTCGGCACCGTCGAGGGCGACGGCCTCTGGCTCGCCCCGGAGGACCGGGTCCGGATCTGGTAG
- a CDS encoding NADPH:quinone oxidoreductase family protein, with product MRAAQVLTPTGPDAVEVTEVDEPTPGPRDVLVEVHRVGISFPDLLLSRGAYQVRPEPPFTLGVDLAGTVVATGGEVTRFAAGDRVAGVLPYGGAAELAVVPEDATFPLPDDVSFDAGAAIPMNYLTAHFALVERGGLREGETVLVHGAAGGVGTATIQVARGLGARTVAVVSTEEKAEVAGEAGADEVVLLDGFKDAVAALTGGRGVDVVVDVVGGDVFLDSLRSLAPQGRLLVVGFASGQGIPEVKVNRLLLNNTDVRGVGWGAYAMVRPGYMAEQWEAIRPLLESGAIDPPIGATYDLDDFGRALTDLDERRTRGKSVVRLRS from the coding sequence ATGCGTGCCGCCCAGGTCCTGACGCCCACCGGCCCCGACGCCGTCGAGGTCACCGAGGTCGACGAGCCCACCCCCGGACCGCGGGACGTGCTGGTGGAGGTGCACCGCGTCGGCATCTCCTTCCCCGACCTGCTGCTCAGCCGGGGCGCCTACCAGGTCCGGCCGGAACCGCCCTTCACCCTGGGCGTCGACCTCGCCGGCACGGTCGTGGCGACCGGGGGCGAGGTCACCCGCTTCGCCGCCGGTGACCGGGTCGCCGGCGTGCTGCCGTACGGCGGCGCCGCGGAGCTGGCCGTCGTGCCCGAGGACGCGACCTTCCCGCTGCCCGACGACGTCTCGTTCGACGCCGGCGCGGCGATCCCGATGAACTACCTGACCGCCCACTTCGCGCTCGTCGAGCGGGGCGGGCTGCGTGAGGGCGAGACGGTCCTCGTCCACGGCGCCGCCGGCGGGGTCGGCACCGCGACGATCCAGGTCGCCCGCGGCCTCGGTGCCCGCACCGTCGCCGTCGTCTCGACCGAGGAGAAGGCGGAGGTGGCCGGCGAGGCCGGTGCCGACGAGGTCGTCCTCCTCGACGGCTTCAAGGACGCCGTGGCCGCCCTCACCGGCGGGCGCGGCGTCGACGTCGTGGTCGACGTGGTCGGCGGCGACGTGTTCCTCGATTCGCTCCGGTCGCTCGCTCCCCAGGGGAGGCTCCTCGTCGTCGGGTTCGCCAGCGGCCAGGGCATCCCCGAGGTCAAGGTCAACCGGCTGCTGCTCAACAACACCGACGTCCGTGGCGTGGGTTGGGGGGCGTACGCGATGGTCCGCCCGGGCTACATGGCCGAGCAGTGGGAGGCGATCCGGCCACTGCTGGAGAGCGGGGCGATCGACCCGCCGATCGGGGCGACGTACGACCTCGACGACTTCGGCCGCGCGCTCACCGACCTCGACGAGCGTCGGACGCGTGGCAAGTCGGTGGTCCGGCTCCGCAGCTGA
- a CDS encoding RecQ family ATP-dependent DNA helicase: MSAATDVRQQAEQHLRALVGRDDASLHEDQWAAIEALVVERKRSLVVQRTGWGKSAVYFVATLLLRAQGSGPTVIVSPLLALMRNQIAAAERAGIRAVTINSTNIEQWEPIQDAVRAGEVDVLLVSPERLNNPGFRDEVLPRLAATCGLLVIDEAHCISDWGHDFRPDYRRIRTLLGDLPDGIPVLATTATANQRVTDDVAEQLGVDVLVLRGSLDRASLRLGVVRLRTAEQRLAWLADHLAEQPGSGIVYCLTVAATQEVADYLRSRGHAVAAYSGQTEPTERQALEQDLLDGRVKALVATSALGMGFDATLGFVVNLGAPSSPVAYYQQVGRAGRGTDEATVVLLPATEDRDIWAYFASLAFPREQLVRETLSALADHGPLSTAALETYVDLSRTRLETMLKVLDVDGAVRRVKGGWESTGRAWAYDEERYRRVTEAREREQAAMLAYLDHDGCRMEFLRRQLDDPAAEPCGRCDNCGGLGLATDVSEAAVEEAGARLARPGVALEPRKMWPTALANLGIELKGKIGDGADEGRAVARLTDLGHGTALRTLLTSDDGPVPAPIARAVVELLGDWQPPVEAIALVESATRPALVRDLADGLSRHLGVPVVARWSIADPDVRPGQGATNSAQRVAAVGRRYRLDGSVPAGPVLLVDDQVVTGWTMTLAARALRRAGATGVHPLALALSG, from the coding sequence GTGAGCGCAGCGACCGACGTACGCCAGCAGGCCGAGCAGCACCTCCGCGCGCTCGTCGGCCGTGACGACGCGAGCCTCCACGAGGACCAGTGGGCCGCGATCGAGGCGCTGGTCGTCGAGCGCAAGCGGTCGCTGGTGGTGCAGCGGACCGGCTGGGGCAAGTCGGCGGTCTACTTCGTGGCGACCCTGCTGCTCCGCGCGCAGGGGAGCGGCCCGACCGTGATCGTCTCGCCGCTGCTGGCCCTGATGCGCAACCAGATCGCGGCGGCAGAGCGGGCGGGCATCCGTGCGGTCACGATCAACTCCACCAACATCGAGCAGTGGGAGCCGATCCAGGACGCCGTCCGCGCCGGCGAGGTCGACGTCCTCCTCGTCAGCCCTGAGAGGCTCAACAACCCGGGCTTCCGCGACGAGGTGCTGCCCCGGCTGGCCGCGACCTGCGGGCTGCTCGTGATCGACGAGGCCCACTGCATCTCCGACTGGGGCCACGACTTCCGTCCCGACTACCGCCGGATCCGGACGCTGCTGGGCGACCTCCCCGACGGGATCCCGGTCCTCGCCACGACCGCGACCGCCAACCAGCGGGTCACCGACGACGTCGCCGAGCAGCTCGGCGTGGACGTCCTCGTGCTGCGGGGGTCGCTCGACCGGGCGTCGCTGCGGCTGGGGGTGGTCCGGCTGCGCACCGCGGAGCAGCGGCTCGCCTGGCTCGCCGACCACCTCGCCGAGCAGCCCGGGTCAGGGATCGTCTACTGCCTGACGGTCGCCGCGACCCAGGAGGTCGCCGACTACCTCCGCTCCCGCGGCCACGCCGTCGCGGCGTACTCCGGCCAGACCGAGCCCACCGAGCGGCAGGCGCTCGAGCAGGACCTCCTCGACGGCCGGGTCAAGGCGCTCGTCGCGACCAGCGCGCTCGGCATGGGCTTCGACGCCACCCTCGGCTTCGTCGTCAACCTCGGTGCGCCCTCCTCGCCGGTCGCCTACTACCAGCAGGTCGGCCGCGCCGGCCGTGGGACCGACGAGGCCACCGTGGTGCTGCTGCCCGCCACCGAGGACCGCGACATCTGGGCGTACTTCGCCTCCCTCGCCTTCCCCCGCGAGCAGCTCGTGCGCGAGACCCTGTCCGCGCTGGCCGACCACGGCCCGCTGAGCACCGCCGCCCTCGAGACGTACGTCGACCTCTCCCGCACCCGCCTCGAGACGATGCTCAAGGTGCTCGACGTCGACGGTGCCGTGCGGCGGGTCAAGGGCGGGTGGGAGTCGACGGGGCGCGCGTGGGCCTACGACGAGGAGCGCTATCGGCGGGTCACCGAGGCACGCGAGCGCGAGCAGGCGGCCATGCTGGCCTACCTCGACCACGACGGCTGCCGGATGGAGTTCCTGCGCCGCCAGCTCGACGACCCGGCCGCAGAGCCGTGCGGCCGCTGCGACAACTGCGGCGGCCTCGGCCTCGCCACCGACGTCAGCGAGGCCGCGGTGGAGGAGGCGGGGGCCCGGCTCGCCCGCCCAGGGGTGGCGCTCGAGCCGCGCAAGATGTGGCCGACCGCGCTCGCCAACCTCGGCATCGAGCTGAAGGGCAAGATCGGCGACGGCGCCGACGAGGGACGAGCGGTCGCCCGGCTCACCGACCTCGGCCACGGGACCGCCCTGCGGACGCTCCTCACCAGCGACGACGGCCCGGTCCCGGCCCCGATCGCCCGCGCGGTCGTCGAGCTGCTCGGCGACTGGCAGCCGCCGGTGGAGGCGATCGCCCTCGTCGAGTCGGCCACCCGCCCCGCGCTGGTCCGCGACCTCGCCGACGGGCTGTCCCGCCACCTCGGCGTCCCGGTCGTCGCGCGGTGGTCGATCGCCGACCCCGACGTGCGCCCCGGCCAGGGCGCCACGAACTCCGCCCAGCGGGTCGCCGCCGTCGGCCGCCGTTACCGGCTCGACGGCTCGGTGCCCGCGGGGCCGGTGCTGCTGGTCGACGACCAGGTCGTCACGGGCTGGACGATGACGCTGGCGGCGCGAGCGCTGCGCCGGGCCGGCGCCACGGGGGTCCACCCGCTCGCGCTGGCCCTCTCGGGCTGA
- a CDS encoding Bug family tripartite tricarboxylate transporter substrate binding protein → MAQQRRPVAGLTRVLPYAVAAVLAVVVVVVSVTRSEPSEAAQEALGGKQLKIMAPADPGGGWDSTAREMQSSLQDILGRTEVYNVGGAGGTIGLSNFRNLEGQPNQLMVMGLVMVGAIAANDSSVTLDEVTPIAELTTESLVVVVPADSDIQTIDDLVTSLEQDLGSVSWAGGSAGGAEQILAGLVAQDLEQDPADVNYIAHAGGGEAIATLLSGSATAGISGVSEFLPQIESGALRAIAVSGTEPVEALPDTPTLQESGIDVELTNWRGVVAPPGITESERQALVDLVTDMTGSEAWDEALARQGWTSEILTGDDFEEFLDQEVTRVDEVVAELGI, encoded by the coding sequence ATGGCCCAGCAGCGACGACCCGTCGCCGGCCTCACCCGCGTCCTGCCGTACGCCGTTGCGGCCGTGCTCGCCGTGGTGGTGGTCGTCGTCAGCGTCACCCGGAGCGAGCCCAGCGAGGCGGCCCAGGAGGCGCTGGGCGGCAAGCAGCTCAAGATCATGGCGCCCGCCGACCCGGGCGGTGGTTGGGACAGCACGGCTCGCGAGATGCAGTCCAGCCTGCAGGACATCCTGGGCCGGACCGAGGTCTACAACGTCGGCGGTGCCGGCGGGACCATCGGGCTCAGCAACTTCCGCAACCTCGAGGGCCAGCCCAACCAGCTGATGGTGATGGGCCTGGTGATGGTGGGGGCGATCGCCGCCAACGACTCCTCGGTCACGCTCGACGAGGTGACGCCCATCGCGGAGCTGACCACCGAGAGCCTCGTCGTGGTCGTGCCGGCCGACTCCGACATCCAGACGATCGACGACCTCGTGACCTCGCTCGAGCAGGACCTGGGCTCGGTGTCGTGGGCCGGGGGCTCGGCGGGCGGCGCCGAGCAGATCCTCGCCGGCCTGGTGGCCCAGGATCTCGAGCAGGACCCGGCCGACGTCAACTACATCGCCCACGCCGGCGGTGGCGAGGCGATCGCCACCCTGCTCTCCGGCAGCGCGACCGCCGGCATCAGCGGGGTCTCGGAGTTCCTGCCCCAGATCGAGAGCGGGGCGCTCCGCGCGATCGCGGTCTCGGGCACCGAGCCGGTCGAGGCCCTTCCGGACACCCCCACCCTGCAGGAGTCCGGCATCGACGTGGAGCTCACCAACTGGCGTGGGGTCGTCGCACCTCCCGGGATCACCGAGAGCGAGCGGCAGGCACTCGTCGACCTGGTCACCGACATGACCGGGAGCGAGGCCTGGGACGAGGCGCTGGCCCGGCAGGGATGGACCTCGGAGATCCTCACCGGCGACGACTTCGAGGAGTTCCTCGACCAGGAGGTCACCCGGGTCGACGAAGTGGTCGCGGAGCTGGGGATCTGA
- a CDS encoding tripartite tricarboxylate transporter TctB family protein, whose product MALPDLLQREHAPAATTPSRERFVVRVLPELGALLLVAVLWPRTAGMTSSAGGPGPAFVPQLLLGVLAASALVGVLLEVRRRLGGHRDRTAVAVAATDPDAATEGEEPTNLRRALLAAALVLTYVAATALLGWLLASTAFALVFLRFSGHRRPWPLVAVAVVAPQVLAYVFVKVVYIALPTGVGVFDTVTVALYRLFGIY is encoded by the coding sequence ATGGCGCTCCCCGACCTGCTGCAACGCGAGCACGCCCCCGCGGCCACGACCCCGTCCCGGGAGCGCTTCGTCGTCCGGGTGCTGCCCGAGCTGGGTGCGCTGCTGCTGGTCGCCGTGCTGTGGCCGCGGACGGCGGGGATGACCTCGTCCGCGGGCGGACCAGGGCCGGCCTTCGTCCCCCAGCTGCTCCTTGGCGTCCTCGCGGCCAGCGCCCTCGTGGGCGTGCTGCTCGAGGTGCGCAGGCGGCTCGGTGGCCACCGCGACCGGACGGCCGTCGCGGTGGCAGCGACCGACCCGGACGCGGCGACGGAGGGAGAGGAGCCGACGAACCTGCGACGCGCCCTCCTCGCGGCCGCCCTCGTGCTGACGTACGTCGCGGCCACGGCGCTGCTGGGCTGGCTGCTGGCGTCGACGGCGTTCGCGCTGGTCTTCCTCCGGTTCTCCGGCCACCGCCGGCCGTGGCCCCTGGTCGCCGTCGCGGTCGTCGCACCCCAGGTGCTGGCCTACGTCTTCGTCAAGGTCGTCTACATCGCCCTGCCGACCGGGGTCGGTGTCTTCGACACCGTGACCGTCGCGCTCTACCGGCTGTTCGGCATCTACTGA
- a CDS encoding 2-phosphosulfolactate phosphatase, which yields MIDPAHTQAGHQVRTDWGPTGAAAIADGADVAVVVDVLSFTTTVTVAVERDIAVHPFGWHDQRAEAYAEELDATLAVGRFEALERPGSVSLSPASLTGVAGVDRLVLPSPNGSTISAALAASGATVVAACLRNAPAVAGWLRPRLDAGAVVAVVPAGERWADGTLRPAAEDLWGAGAVLAGLEERGFSPESRLARAAYRAVAGDLTGELTACAGAQELIGKGFAADVAVAAGHGGSRVVPVLVRGAFVAG from the coding sequence GTGATCGACCCGGCCCACACCCAGGCCGGCCACCAGGTCCGTACGGACTGGGGACCCACCGGTGCCGCGGCGATCGCGGACGGCGCCGACGTCGCGGTCGTCGTCGACGTGCTGTCCTTCACGACGACCGTGACGGTCGCGGTGGAGCGCGACATCGCCGTGCACCCCTTCGGCTGGCACGACCAGCGGGCCGAGGCGTACGCCGAGGAGCTGGACGCGACGCTCGCTGTCGGTCGGTTCGAGGCCCTGGAGCGGCCCGGGAGCGTGTCGCTCTCACCGGCGTCGCTGACCGGGGTGGCGGGCGTGGACCGGCTGGTGCTGCCGTCGCCGAACGGCTCCACGATCAGCGCGGCCCTGGCCGCCTCCGGGGCCACCGTGGTCGCCGCCTGCCTCCGCAACGCCCCGGCGGTGGCCGGTTGGCTCCGGCCACGGCTCGACGCGGGCGCGGTGGTCGCCGTCGTGCCGGCGGGAGAGCGGTGGGCCGACGGCACGCTGCGACCGGCCGCCGAGGACCTGTGGGGTGCGGGCGCGGTGCTCGCCGGGCTGGAGGAGCGGGGCTTCTCGCCGGAGTCGCGGCTCGCGCGGGCGGCGTACCGAGCCGTGGCCGGTGACCTGACCGGGGAGCTGACCGCCTGCGCGGGCGCGCAGGAGCTGATCGGCAAGGGCTTCGCCGCGGACGTGGCGGTGGCGGCGGGCCACGGGGGCAGCCGGGTGGTGCCGGTGCTGGTCCGCGGGGCGTTCGTCGCCGGGTGA
- a CDS encoding tripartite tricarboxylate transporter TctB family protein — protein MTRKRTRSINVRGDLVGEAEAERLHIADDRTTALATMVFGAVLLVLSVVVLVTAVRLENGGNAVGPATVPYVVGSALLLVGVLTVVRGRRDMGVWEVSDHTTSQDWKRLGLLVAGLVVFALVVPFVGYVVAATLLYGVTASVLGAPRPVEMFAVGFSVAAVVWLLFDVAIGISLPAGPWGF, from the coding sequence ATGACGAGGAAGCGCACCCGTTCCATCAACGTCCGCGGCGACCTGGTCGGCGAGGCCGAGGCCGAGCGCCTCCACATCGCCGACGACCGGACCACCGCGCTCGCCACCATGGTCTTCGGGGCCGTGCTGCTGGTGCTGTCGGTCGTCGTCCTCGTCACGGCCGTGCGCCTGGAAAACGGCGGCAACGCCGTGGGGCCGGCCACCGTCCCGTACGTCGTGGGGTCGGCGCTGCTGCTGGTGGGCGTGCTCACCGTGGTCCGCGGCCGGCGCGACATGGGCGTGTGGGAGGTCTCCGACCACACCACGTCGCAGGACTGGAAGCGGCTCGGGCTGCTGGTCGCCGGCCTCGTGGTGTTCGCGCTGGTCGTGCCCTTCGTCGGGTACGTCGTCGCCGCCACGCTCCTCTACGGCGTGACGGCCAGCGTGCTCGGCGCCCCGCGGCCGGTGGAGATGTTCGCCGTGGGGTTCAGCGTGGCCGCCGTGGTGTGGCTGCTCTTCGACGTGGCGATCGGCATCAGCCTGCCGGCCGGGCCCTGGGGGTTCTGA